A window of the Nibribacter ruber genome harbors these coding sequences:
- a CDS encoding phosphosulfolactate synthase translates to MNYHLSQLPERTAKPRESGFTMAMDKGLSVREAENFVEVAGEYTDIVKLGWATSFVTPNLEKKLDVYRAAGIPVYFGGTLFEAFIVRDQFDDYRRVLDKFNMTFAEVSDGSIEMDHGKKCEYIRTLSEQVTVLSEVGSKDAEKIIPPYKWIKLMQDELDAGAWKVIGESREAGNVGLFRSTGEVRSGLVEEILTKIPFEKILWEAPQKAQQVFFIKLLGANVNLGNIAPNEIIPLETIRLGLRGDTFTHFIDKALLDKLV, encoded by the coding sequence ATGAATTACCACCTTTCCCAATTACCAGAACGCACTGCTAAACCTAGAGAGAGCGGCTTCACCATGGCCATGGACAAGGGCTTGAGCGTGCGCGAAGCTGAAAACTTTGTAGAAGTGGCCGGCGAGTACACAGACATTGTAAAACTAGGCTGGGCCACCTCCTTCGTGACGCCTAACCTGGAGAAAAAGCTGGACGTGTACAGAGCGGCGGGCATACCCGTGTATTTTGGCGGGACCTTGTTTGAGGCCTTCATTGTAAGAGACCAGTTTGACGACTACCGCCGGGTGCTGGACAAGTTCAACATGACCTTCGCCGAAGTCTCTGACGGTTCCATTGAAATGGACCATGGCAAAAAGTGCGAGTACATCAGGACTCTGTCTGAGCAGGTGACCGTACTTTCTGAAGTGGGTTCTAAGGACGCAGAGAAAATCATTCCTCCCTATAAGTGGATCAAACTCATGCAAGACGAGCTGGACGCTGGCGCCTGGAAGGTGATTGGCGAATCACGTGAGGCTGGCAACGTGGGTCTGTTCCGGTCAACGGGTGAGGTGCGTAGTGGTCTGGTAGAAGAAATCCTGACCAAGATTCCGTTTGAGAAAATCCTTTGGGAGGCTCCGCAAAAAGCTCAACAGGTGTTCTTTATCAAATTGTTGGGCGCCAACGTGAACCTGGGCAATATCGCTCCTAATGAGATCATCCCGTTAGAGACCATCCGGTTAGGGCTGCGCGGCGATACGTTTACCCATTTCATTGACAAAGCATTGCTGGACAAGCTGGTCTAG
- a CDS encoding tyrosine-protein phosphatase, which translates to MWNPLRGFLQKPKTSATTSYASLVTDMHSHLLPGIDDGSSCVEDSLQMMEKLQALGFKKLCMTPHVMGDFFKNTPEGIREKLQELSQAAQTAGLTLELSCAAEYYLDEWFMAKLEEGQELLSFGGDRKYLLLETSYINEPAHLKQAIFSLKAAGFMPVLAHPERYTYFYGRLEELLSLRELGVLFQINTNSINGYYSKGARMVAEQLIKRGAVEFLGTDTHSMRHLRALESTLTDPLLAQALKLPLLNNTL; encoded by the coding sequence ATGTGGAATCCACTGCGTGGCTTTTTGCAGAAACCCAAGACCTCTGCGACAACCTCTTACGCGAGTCTGGTGACAGACATGCATTCCCATCTGCTGCCCGGCATAGATGATGGGTCCAGTTGCGTGGAGGACTCCCTTCAAATGATGGAGAAGTTGCAGGCGCTTGGGTTTAAGAAGCTTTGCATGACGCCTCACGTCATGGGGGATTTCTTCAAGAACACACCAGAAGGAATTAGAGAGAAACTACAGGAACTGTCCCAGGCTGCCCAAACGGCTGGTTTGACTTTAGAGCTATCCTGCGCGGCTGAGTATTACCTGGATGAATGGTTCATGGCCAAACTGGAAGAGGGGCAAGAGCTTCTATCCTTCGGCGGTGATAGAAAATACCTCCTGCTGGAGACGTCCTATATCAATGAGCCAGCACATCTAAAGCAAGCCATCTTCTCTTTAAAAGCTGCTGGGTTCATGCCTGTTTTGGCGCACCCAGAAAGGTATACTTATTTCTACGGCCGCTTAGAAGAACTGCTTAGCCTGCGGGAATTGGGAGTCTTGTTTCAGATAAATACCAACTCCATTAACGGCTACTACTCCAAAGGAGCCAGAATGGTGGCAGAGCAGTTGATCAAGCGGGGTGCAGTGGAGTTCTTAGGGACAGACACGCACTCCATGAGGCACCTTAGGGCGTTAGAAAGTACCTTGACAGACCCATTGCTGGCACAAGCCTTGAAATTGCCCCTGCTCAATAACACCCTCTAA
- a CDS encoding polysaccharide biosynthesis/export family protein yields the protein MSKLLLRLLPLVLLFQLFGCNVYRQNIMFQTDGNVNADVLRASAAEASKNYRVQPNDILEIKIFTNKGELLVDPNNFLRQELTSGSGRGGVSQQGQQIEDPDYNVLPNGEVKVPMVGYVKVDGLTVSQVDSLLQTQFETYYKETYVYTKVVSRRVVVLGATGGKVIPLNNESMHLVEVIALAGGVPDNGKAHNIRLIRNVASDNPSVEIIDLSTVQGLQRANIWVQPNDVIYVEPVRRVFNESLRDALTVLGALSNILTTYLVIENLLN from the coding sequence ATGAGTAAACTCTTATTAAGATTGCTTCCTTTGGTATTGCTGTTCCAGTTATTCGGGTGTAACGTCTACCGGCAGAACATCATGTTTCAGACAGATGGCAACGTGAACGCAGACGTGTTAAGGGCCTCAGCCGCTGAGGCCAGCAAGAACTACAGGGTGCAGCCTAATGATATCTTAGAGATTAAGATATTCACTAACAAGGGTGAGCTTCTGGTTGACCCCAACAATTTTTTAAGGCAAGAACTCACCAGCGGGTCAGGGAGAGGCGGAGTATCACAGCAAGGCCAGCAGATTGAAGACCCGGATTATAATGTGCTCCCCAACGGCGAGGTGAAAGTGCCTATGGTGGGCTATGTGAAGGTAGACGGCCTGACCGTTTCTCAAGTAGATAGCCTATTGCAAACCCAATTCGAAACTTATTACAAGGAGACCTATGTTTACACCAAGGTAGTGAGTAGACGGGTGGTGGTGTTGGGGGCTACAGGTGGAAAGGTGATTCCTTTAAACAATGAGAGCATGCACCTTGTAGAGGTGATTGCCTTGGCAGGGGGTGTGCCAGATAACGGAAAAGCGCACAACATTCGTTTGATCCGTAATGTGGCCTCAGACAACCCCAGCGTGGAGATTATTGATCTATCTACGGTACAAGGTTTGCAGAGAGCCAATATTTGGGTACAGCCTAATGATGTCATTTATGTTGAGCCTGTACGGAGGGTCTTTAATGAATCGTTAAGAGATGCTTTGACAGTACTTGGTGCCCTCTCTAATATCCTTACCACGTATCTGGTAATAGAAAATTTACTCAATTAA
- a CDS encoding shikimate dehydrogenase family protein, whose protein sequence is MNNLYGLIGFQLSHSFSKGYFTEKFKAENIQNSAYQLFELNSIAEFPELLRAHPNLHGLNVTIPYKEAIIPFLDRLDPAAAAIGAVNVVKFEHGALVGYNSDYLGFMQSLQKFYPCHPQSKALVLGTGGAAKAVLAALKHLHISYTLVSREKRPGMITYQELTPAQMAAATLIVNTSPVGTYPNVQEAPAIPYELLSAQHYLYDLVYNPPVTEFMKRGQAMGAKTINGYEMLCLQAEAAWQIWNS, encoded by the coding sequence GTGAACAATCTATACGGACTGATCGGCTTTCAACTCAGCCATTCCTTTTCTAAAGGCTACTTTACAGAAAAGTTTAAGGCGGAAAATATTCAGAACAGTGCGTACCAGTTATTTGAGTTGAACAGCATCGCAGAGTTTCCTGAGCTGTTGCGGGCGCATCCCAACCTGCACGGGCTCAACGTCACCATTCCGTACAAAGAGGCCATCATTCCTTTTTTAGACAGGCTAGACCCGGCCGCGGCCGCCATTGGTGCCGTGAACGTGGTCAAGTTTGAGCACGGGGCTTTGGTGGGGTATAACTCAGACTATCTGGGTTTCATGCAGTCGCTGCAAAAGTTTTATCCTTGCCATCCGCAGTCAAAAGCGTTGGTGCTGGGAACGGGCGGCGCTGCCAAGGCCGTCCTGGCGGCTTTAAAACACCTCCACATTTCGTATACGCTAGTCTCAAGAGAGAAGAGGCCCGGTATGATCACCTATCAGGAGTTGACGCCAGCGCAGATGGCTGCGGCTACCTTGATTGTAAATACCTCTCCGGTGGGCACCTATCCCAACGTGCAGGAGGCGCCGGCCATTCCGTATGAACTGCTCTCTGCGCAGCACTATCTGTATGACTTGGTGTACAACCCACCGGTGACAGAATTCATGAAGCGCGGGCAAGCCATGGGCGCTAAGACCATCAATGGTTATGAGATGCTATGCCTGCAGGCCGAGGCTGCCTGGCAAATCTGGAACAGCTGA
- a CDS encoding GumC family protein produces MSVKAGNNLDELDYHTGNAELEEEDSGSSIDLVTLWHVVRRSIPWVLLLVLLGLTGSYLFLRYTKKVYESSSVIKLEEQTEAKVLELPGAGMESDLGKLQGEVDLIKSDLVYDRLKKNMPLQTSYHVEARVLEVELYNDSPFRVTFDSTNFDLYDQKIYVNFESRTTYTTQIGEEGEKSKAHTVGTPITLSGNNLVVYTNSRFNTNHIGESFYFIVHSNGALKRYLNENLTVAVLNPEAKTISISFKEFNREKARDVVNKIDTVYLQQKLSRTNQASQQTIEFLTNQLQETQDNLQKAEIDMEYFVKQNKSYDVKAGLEGAMSQIQELEKEKYALRFRNSLLGDIQQRIRKDDDLTAVISSLQLQEQQDPQLAQLLTELNDLQAQRRKVLTTARGNTLSVGLLDQQIKFAQEKINTLLKEGRGYIQDQISNIDRNQSLLTGQIMQMPSKETERARLIRILGIYEKFYLLLMEKRVEFGISMAGTIPDFQILSPASLPNESSPIYPNRMIIYAIGVAAGLFFGVGLIGARYLMHNTVTSVRELERNTSAPVLGVIPSYSKEKMPVSKLVVNQNPKSALSESVRSIRTNLDFLSSSKKKRLISVTSTISGEGKTFVATNLGGIIAMSGQRVVLLDLDMRKPKVHIALDGENIKGMSTILIEKHTIAESTQRTSIENFDFISAGPTPPNPSELIMGQRFDEILQELHQEYDVVLIDSPPVGLVTDGVLIMRKADIPLFIVRANYSKKAFLKGVDRIMKTNHLTNMATILNDAPSTNMYGYSYGYGYGYGYGYGYGYYEEEEKPTLASRIKSMFS; encoded by the coding sequence ATGAGTGTGAAAGCTGGCAATAATCTGGATGAACTGGATTATCACACAGGCAATGCAGAATTAGAAGAGGAAGATAGCGGGTCAAGCATTGATTTAGTTACGCTCTGGCATGTCGTTCGGAGAAGTATTCCATGGGTGTTGTTACTCGTCTTGTTAGGATTGACGGGGTCTTACCTGTTCTTAAGATATACTAAGAAAGTTTATGAGTCTTCTTCTGTTATAAAACTAGAAGAACAGACAGAGGCAAAGGTCCTTGAACTGCCTGGCGCTGGCATGGAGTCTGATTTGGGCAAACTGCAAGGGGAAGTGGACTTGATTAAGTCTGACCTGGTGTATGACCGCCTCAAGAAGAACATGCCTCTCCAGACCAGCTACCATGTAGAAGCACGCGTTTTGGAGGTAGAGTTGTACAATGACAGCCCGTTCCGGGTTACGTTTGACTCTACCAACTTCGACCTCTATGATCAAAAGATTTACGTCAACTTTGAATCCCGTACTACTTATACAACTCAGATTGGCGAAGAAGGGGAAAAATCTAAGGCGCACACCGTAGGCACCCCAATCACCCTATCTGGGAACAACCTGGTTGTATATACCAACTCCCGTTTCAACACCAACCATATTGGTGAGAGCTTCTATTTTATTGTTCACAGCAATGGTGCTCTGAAACGATATTTGAATGAGAATCTCACAGTAGCTGTCCTCAACCCAGAGGCAAAGACCATTTCTATCTCTTTTAAGGAGTTCAACAGAGAGAAGGCCAGGGATGTTGTCAACAAGATTGACACGGTTTACCTACAACAAAAGCTTTCCAGAACCAACCAGGCCAGCCAGCAGACCATTGAATTCTTGACCAACCAGTTACAGGAAACCCAGGACAACCTGCAAAAGGCCGAGATTGACATGGAGTATTTTGTGAAGCAAAATAAATCCTATGACGTAAAGGCCGGCTTGGAAGGGGCCATGTCTCAGATACAGGAACTGGAAAAGGAAAAGTACGCTTTGCGTTTCAGGAACTCCCTTTTAGGTGATATTCAGCAGCGCATCCGGAAAGATGATGATCTGACGGCTGTCATCTCCAGTCTGCAATTACAGGAGCAACAAGACCCTCAATTGGCTCAACTCTTAACGGAATTAAATGACTTGCAGGCCCAGCGCCGTAAAGTACTTACCACTGCTAGAGGCAATACCCTCTCGGTAGGCCTGTTAGATCAGCAGATTAAGTTTGCCCAGGAAAAAATCAACACGTTGTTGAAAGAGGGCCGGGGGTACATACAAGACCAGATTTCCAACATTGACCGCAACCAATCTCTGTTGACCGGTCAAATCATGCAAATGCCTTCTAAGGAAACGGAGCGGGCAAGATTGATCAGGATTCTTGGAATCTATGAGAAGTTCTACCTATTGCTTATGGAGAAGCGGGTGGAGTTTGGCATTTCCATGGCAGGGACTATCCCAGATTTCCAGATTCTGTCTCCGGCCAGTTTGCCAAATGAGTCAAGTCCTATCTATCCCAATCGCATGATTATTTATGCTATTGGCGTGGCAGCTGGGTTATTTTTTGGAGTAGGCTTGATTGGAGCCAGGTACCTCATGCACAATACGGTGACCAGTGTGCGTGAATTGGAGCGTAACACCAGCGCGCCTGTGCTTGGCGTTATTCCTTCTTACAGCAAAGAGAAGATGCCTGTCTCTAAGTTGGTGGTAAATCAAAATCCAAAATCGGCGTTAAGTGAATCTGTGCGCTCTATCCGGACCAACTTGGACTTCTTGAGTTCTTCTAAAAAGAAGCGCCTTATCTCTGTGACGTCCACCATAAGTGGGGAAGGTAAAACCTTTGTGGCTACTAATTTGGGAGGAATCATTGCCATGTCTGGCCAACGGGTGGTCTTACTGGATTTGGATATGCGGAAGCCAAAGGTGCACATTGCCTTGGATGGGGAAAACATCAAAGGCATGAGCACCATTCTCATTGAAAAACATACCATTGCCGAGTCTACCCAGAGAACCTCTATTGAGAATTTTGACTTCATCTCTGCGGGCCCAACGCCGCCAAACCCTTCTGAGCTGATCATGGGGCAGCGGTTTGATGAGATTCTGCAAGAGCTCCATCAGGAGTATGACGTCGTCTTGATTGATAGTCCGCCGGTGGGCTTGGTGACAGACGGGGTGTTGATCATGCGGAAAGCTGACATTCCATTGTTTATTGTGCGGGCCAACTACTCTAAGAAAGCCTTCTTGAAAGGGGTGGACAGAATCATGAAGACTAACCATCTTACCAACATGGCCACCATCCTAAATGATGCCCCAAGTACCAATATGTATGGCTATTCCTACGGGTATGGCTATGGCTACGGGTATGGCTATGGTTACGGGTATTATGAAGAAGAAGAAAAGCCTACCTTGGCCAGTCGTATAAAATCTATGTTCAGCTAA
- a CDS encoding NAD-dependent epimerase/dehydratase family protein: MKKALVTGGSGLIGQFLLQQLQAEGYEVSALYRNTIPQVEAPGITWVEGDILDPVLLRSLMAKVQAVYHCAGFVSYAPQDKDLLQQINVEGTANVVDACLQFPGVALCHVSSIAAVNRKKGDTIITEEAKWDPGEERSAYAFSKYAAEVEVWRGISEGLQAVIVNPSIVLGPADWNRSSTQLFKYAWQEHAFYTLGYANFVDVRDVVKAMTLLMEGGHWGNRFILNAHQITYQEFFERAAQCFGKKPPTIKVAGWLTEVLWRLEALRGSVTGAKPLITKDTARVAKERHFFSNEKVKKALGMEFRPLEETLDWCCLRLKQEIQKADA, encoded by the coding sequence TTGAAAAAAGCGCTTGTTACCGGTGGCAGTGGCCTAATTGGTCAGTTCTTACTGCAACAACTGCAGGCAGAAGGATATGAGGTGTCTGCCTTGTATAGAAATACCATTCCACAGGTTGAGGCGCCTGGCATCACCTGGGTAGAGGGAGATATCCTGGACCCAGTGTTGTTGCGGTCATTGATGGCAAAAGTACAGGCCGTGTATCACTGCGCTGGCTTTGTGTCCTATGCCCCCCAAGACAAGGATTTGTTGCAACAGATAAACGTGGAGGGCACGGCCAATGTGGTAGATGCCTGTCTGCAGTTTCCGGGGGTGGCACTGTGTCATGTCAGTTCCATTGCCGCCGTCAACCGCAAGAAGGGAGACACTATTATCACTGAAGAAGCCAAATGGGACCCAGGCGAAGAGCGTTCTGCCTATGCTTTTTCAAAATACGCAGCAGAGGTAGAGGTTTGGCGGGGCATCTCAGAAGGCTTGCAGGCGGTGATCGTGAACCCGTCCATTGTGTTGGGACCGGCAGACTGGAATAGGAGCAGTACGCAACTCTTCAAATACGCGTGGCAGGAACATGCTTTTTATACCCTAGGATACGCTAACTTTGTAGATGTGAGAGACGTTGTGAAAGCAATGACTCTTTTAATGGAGGGAGGGCACTGGGGTAATCGATTTATTTTAAACGCCCACCAGATCACCTACCAGGAATTCTTTGAACGAGCAGCCCAATGCTTCGGGAAAAAGCCGCCAACAATTAAGGTGGCCGGTTGGTTAACAGAGGTACTATGGCGGTTGGAAGCACTGCGTGGCAGTGTTACAGGCGCTAAGCCGCTGATCACCAAAGATACGGCCCGGGTAGCCAAGGAAAGGCACTTTTTTAGCAATGAGAAGGTGAAGAAAGCGCTGGGCATGGAGTTCAGGCCGCTGGAAGAAACACTGGACTGGTGCTGCCTGCGATTAAAGCAAGAGATACAAAAGGCAGACGCCTAA
- a CDS encoding tetratricopeptide repeat protein → MNDNFDELSGEELDLIARFEQMLETNGSAFFDLSDFETIIDHYANNFNYAQALKACDVAIEQYPFSTEILVDKAQVLAMLGAFDEALAIVEDVTQIDPDSADIPLTKGIIFNQKGDFGAAIDFFKQAAELIEERDDIYFNIGLSYQSWGKFKAALKYYKKCLKLNIENELALQELLYCLEITGEGENTVPFFQEFVDADPYSAMAWFNLGLVYGRIADYEKAVGAYEYATLIKPDFPAAYVNLANSFVYLGEFSKAIEAFMLAIEHSEPNADIYCNVGECYEKLSQWNLAHKYYQKAIDLAPEMDEAWFGIGVILDLQGKWMEAVHYYRKAISFYTENPDYWMALAAAEYQMGNIISSVEAYEQASTLAPQNKDIWLNWSIILYEQGNYEGAADLLTNAVELQPDEAELYYRLCAYCLAAGKYKQAYNYLENALILDFDKHKLLFDFFPELESQRALARLIDQYRK, encoded by the coding sequence ATGAACGATAATTTTGATGAACTTTCCGGGGAAGAGCTGGACCTGATTGCCAGGTTTGAGCAAATGCTGGAAACAAATGGTTCTGCATTTTTTGATCTTTCAGATTTTGAGACCATTATAGACCATTACGCCAATAACTTCAACTACGCCCAAGCCCTCAAGGCCTGTGACGTAGCCATTGAACAATATCCGTTTTCTACTGAGATTCTGGTGGACAAAGCGCAGGTGCTGGCCATGCTGGGTGCTTTTGACGAGGCCCTGGCCATAGTGGAAGACGTCACCCAGATAGACCCAGACTCAGCAGACATTCCTTTGACCAAAGGGATCATCTTCAACCAGAAGGGTGATTTTGGGGCGGCCATAGACTTCTTTAAACAGGCAGCCGAGTTAATTGAGGAACGCGACGACATCTATTTTAACATAGGGCTTTCATACCAGAGCTGGGGCAAGTTCAAGGCGGCGCTCAAGTATTACAAAAAGTGCCTCAAGCTCAACATTGAAAATGAGCTGGCGCTGCAGGAACTACTGTACTGCCTGGAGATTACCGGCGAGGGCGAGAATACCGTTCCCTTCTTTCAGGAGTTTGTAGACGCAGACCCGTATTCGGCTATGGCTTGGTTTAACCTGGGCCTAGTGTACGGTAGAATTGCGGATTATGAAAAAGCCGTGGGTGCTTATGAGTACGCCACCCTCATCAAACCAGACTTTCCGGCGGCCTATGTGAACCTGGCCAACAGTTTTGTGTATTTAGGTGAGTTCTCCAAGGCCATTGAAGCATTTATGTTGGCCATTGAGCACTCAGAACCCAACGCGGATATCTATTGCAACGTGGGAGAGTGCTATGAGAAGCTGTCTCAATGGAACCTGGCGCATAAATACTATCAAAAAGCTATTGACCTGGCACCCGAGATGGACGAGGCCTGGTTTGGAATCGGGGTCATCCTGGATTTGCAGGGCAAGTGGATGGAAGCCGTGCATTACTACCGCAAAGCCATTTCTTTCTACACCGAGAACCCCGATTATTGGATGGCGCTGGCCGCCGCCGAGTACCAGATGGGCAATATCATCTCCAGCGTAGAGGCTTATGAGCAGGCCAGCACCTTGGCGCCTCAGAACAAGGATATCTGGTTGAATTGGTCTATCATCTTGTATGAGCAAGGTAATTATGAGGGGGCCGCAGATCTTTTAACCAACGCCGTAGAACTGCAACCAGATGAAGCAGAGCTGTATTATCGGCTGTGCGCGTATTGCCTGGCCGCAGGAAAATACAAACAAGCGTATAATTATCTGGAAAATGCTCTAATTTTGGACTTCGATAAGCACAAGCTTCTATTCGATTTCTTTCCTGAACTGGAGTCGCAGCGAGCCCTGGCCCGCCTGATTGACCAGTACCGTAAATAG
- a CDS encoding RNA polymerase sigma factor produces the protein MKLHSVQALSEEDLIKGAVAGKREAQHLLYQRYAGKMLAVGKRYARTDFEAEDILQDAFLKVFTYLKNFKGECPLEFWIKRIVINTALKHQHRNRHLTVTDQDEEWDEASEQENFDSQHGYEELLQLVRELPPRYQAVFNLYAIEGFSHKEIGEMLDITESTSKSQYSRARASLRQALQNLENQYHERVIG, from the coding sequence TTGAAACTTCATTCTGTCCAAGCTCTTTCTGAAGAAGACCTGATCAAAGGTGCCGTAGCCGGAAAACGAGAGGCGCAGCACCTGTTGTACCAGCGGTATGCAGGCAAGATGCTGGCCGTAGGGAAACGCTATGCCCGCACAGATTTTGAGGCCGAGGACATTTTACAGGACGCTTTTTTAAAGGTGTTCACCTACCTCAAGAATTTTAAGGGAGAGTGCCCGCTTGAGTTTTGGATCAAGCGTATTGTCATCAACACCGCCCTCAAGCACCAGCATCGCAACCGGCACCTGACCGTGACAGATCAGGACGAAGAATGGGACGAGGCTTCTGAGCAGGAGAATTTTGACAGCCAGCATGGCTATGAAGAGCTGTTGCAATTGGTACGGGAGCTGCCACCGCGCTACCAGGCGGTTTTTAACTTGTATGCCATTGAGGGCTTCTCACATAAAGAGATTGGTGAGATGCTGGATATTACTGAAAGTACTTCTAAGTCTCAATATTCCCGGGCCCGTGCTAGTTTGCGCCAAGCCCTGCAGAATCTAGAAAACCAATACCATGAAAGAGTCATCGGCTGA
- a CDS encoding DedA family protein produces MELLRQFIDLFLHLDQHLSQIISDYGMWTYAILFLIIFVETGVVVMPFLPGDSLLFVAGAFAAKGDLNVVWLLVLLFVAAFLGDTLNYLIGDYFGPRVFRRDYRFLKREYLLKTQAYYEKHGGKTIIFARFIPIIRTFAPFVAGVGTMKYSKFISYNIIGGILWVGGFVMAGYFFGSLPWVKKYFTFIIFGIILISVIPPIIEVLRQKFGKQPVE; encoded by the coding sequence ATGGAGTTGCTCCGCCAGTTTATTGACCTGTTCCTGCACCTAGACCAGCACTTGAGTCAGATTATATCAGACTACGGCATGTGGACCTATGCCATTCTGTTCCTGATCATCTTTGTGGAGACGGGAGTGGTGGTGATGCCGTTTCTACCGGGAGACTCTTTGCTGTTTGTGGCGGGTGCGTTTGCTGCTAAGGGAGATTTAAATGTGGTGTGGCTGCTGGTGCTTCTATTTGTAGCGGCTTTTCTGGGTGACACGCTCAACTACCTCATAGGCGACTACTTTGGACCCCGGGTATTTAGAAGAGATTACCGTTTCCTGAAGAGAGAGTACTTGCTCAAAACGCAGGCCTACTATGAGAAACACGGAGGCAAGACCATCATCTTTGCGCGCTTTATCCCCATCATCCGGACGTTTGCGCCGTTTGTGGCGGGCGTAGGCACCATGAAATATAGCAAGTTCATCTCGTATAACATCATTGGCGGCATTCTGTGGGTGGGTGGGTTTGTGATGGCGGGCTACTTCTTCGGGAGCCTTCCGTGGGTGAAGAAGTACTTCACGTTCATCATCTTCGGGATTATTCTAATTTCTGTGATCCCGCCTATTATTGAGGTGTTGCGCCAGAAGTTTGGCAAACAGCCAGTAGAATAG